The DNA region GTGGCATGATTGGAATTTCTTTTTCAGGCTCTTTGATCTCGACATGGAGTACGAGGAGCTGATTGAGAGATATCCCCACAGGATAACCGTCTACCCTGACGTTCCCCCCGTTCTCGAGTGGCTTAAGGAGGAAGGTTATCTCCTGGGAGTGGTTACCAGCGGTCCAGAATATCAGAAGGTGAAGCTGAAGATAACCGGTCTGGATCGCTATTTTGATGTCGTGGTTACCCGGGAGGACGTCGGTGAGATAAAGCCGAGCCCAAAAATTTTTCTCTACGCCCTTGAAACCTTGGAAGTAAACCCCGAGAATGCTGTTATGGTGGGAGATTCCCTCTGGCAGGACGTCTACGGCGGGAAGAACGTCGGCATGAAGACTGCCTGGATAAATCGCTCCGGAAACGATAGCGATTACCATTTTGCCGACTTCCGGATAAAGACATTCCACGAGCTTAGAAAGATAGTGGGGGTGTTGCCATGAGGGAGATATTCAGTAAGGAGGGGGTTTTTGTAAGGTACGGGGAGAAAACCGTAAAGCTGGAAAACGGGCACGAGATCGTCCACAGGTCGGAAAACCCGACTGAGCTGTGGTGGGAACTGAAGGAGGCCCTCAAGGGCAGGAGGGTCAGGGTTGTGGTCTATGAACTTGAGGAGAGCGGGGAAAAGTGATAGCACACATCATAAATACCGACGCTGGCGGCAGGGGAATAGGAAGAGTTTACCTGGAATACAGGCTTTCCAGCTTTAATTTTATGGAGAAAGCCACCGAAACTTTCCTTGACAATCTGGATAAAACGCTTGTAATAACCGGGTTCCCCATACCCCCTTCTATGGTTCCCGAAACTGACGGCCCTCCGGGGGCTCTTGCCCTTGTCCGGGCTGTGGAAGACCTCGGCGGTAGCGCGGAGGTTCTCAGCTATCCGGAGGTTCTGGAGGCCATCAAGGGGTTTGGCGTCAGTGTCGCTGGAGACGTGGAAGTCTCAAATTACTCCCTTATTATAGCTATCGAGACCCCCGGAAGGGCCTCCGATGGAAAATACTACTCAATGAGCGGTACCGAGATAATCAGAGGAGCCTTCGACGGTATTTTTCTCGAGGCCAGGGAATATGGAATACCCACGATAGCCATCGGTGACGGTGGCAACGAGGCTGGAATGGGCAATATCAGGGGACTGATTGAGCGCTACATCCCGCTG from Thermococcus zilligii AN1 includes:
- a CDS encoding TIGR02253 family HAD-type hydrolase yields the protein MVQALLFDVDYTLLTEMPLIQLFLPRVYEKLAKKLGVNKEEARNRFLSEIFSRKDTYEWHDWNFFFRLFDLDMEYEELIERYPHRITVYPDVPPVLEWLKEEGYLLGVVTSGPEYQKVKLKITGLDRYFDVVVTREDVGEIKPSPKIFLYALETLEVNPENAVMVGDSLWQDVYGGKNVGMKTAWINRSGNDSDYHFADFRIKTFHELRKIVGVLP
- a CDS encoding glutamate cyclase domain-containing protein, with the translated sequence MIAHIINTDAGGRGIGRVYLEYRLSSFNFMEKATETFLDNLDKTLVITGFPIPPSMVPETDGPPGALALVRAVEDLGGSAEVLSYPEVLEAIKGFGVSVAGDVEVSNYSLIIAIETPGRASDGKYYSMSGTEIIRGAFDGIFLEAREYGIPTIAIGDGGNEAGMGNIRGLIERYIPLGRKIASVVGADHLITSGVSNWGAYGLVAQASLMAGRNLLLDWDERKVLTALKAGGIIDGVRKRACLSVDGIGLEVHEKIVELLKTVVNDALGD